A window of Hymenobacter siberiensis genomic DNA:
GGGTTGCCGCTCACGCCCTCCACGCCGCCCAGGGCGACAATACCCACGTAAGCAGGCACTTCGGGGGCTTTATCAAGGTAACCGACTTCGAGCGCGGCAAACGCCCCAGCCGACGAGCCGCCCACGATGATGTAGCCGGGATTGACGCGGTAGGCGTTGGCAGTAGCCGCGTCTTTGCGGAAGAAGCGCACAGCGGCGCGCAAATCCTGCATCCCCCGAATGGCCGATTTGGCAATGTTCACGGTATCGAAACCACCGCCGAGAACGATGCTGAAGTCCAGCAGCCGGTAGTCGATGCTGGCCGTGACGTAGCCCAGGCGGGCAAACTTTGTGCACACGTCTACCATGTAGGCATCGGTGCGCAGGCCCGTCACGAAGCCGCCCTGGTGGGCGAAGATGATAACCGGCCGCCGGGCCAGCGCATCGCCGGTGGGCTGGTAAATATCCATAAGCAGCGCCTGGTTGGTGCCTACCGAGTTTACGGCCGCGCCAAAGGCCACGCCCGAAGCCACGGTCACGTTGGGGAACAGCGGCCGGTAGTAGCGCCCGCCGGTGGTGTCGATAACGCCCTGGGCACTGGCCGCCTGGGCGGCCGTGAACAGCAGGGTGGCAAGGAAGAGAAAAAGTATTTTCATCACAAAAAGAGAAAATAGTAGCCGGATAATACAGCGGCGGCCGGTTTGGGCATCAACGCCGGCAGGCGAGCCGGCGTTGGGGTGGCCGGGTGGGGCCGCGCTGGTTCCGAAGATACAGCCTGCGTTATTTGTGGCTGCTTAATCCCGCTCCGTCATGTCCATTTCCATCCCTCCCGCCCTGCGCGCCGGTCAGCGCGTCGCCATTGTGAGTCCGGCTCGCAAAATCTCGGCCGCTGAGCTGGCCCCCGCCATTGCCACCCTCCGAAGCTGGGGACTGAAGGTGGTGCTGGGCGAAAGCATTGGCGGCAACCACCACCAGTTTGCCGGCGACGACGACCTGCGCCGCCGTGATTTTCAGCAGCAGCTCGACGACCCGGCCATCCGGGCCATTCTGTGCGCCCGGGGCGGCTACGGCACGGCCCGCATCGTGGACGGGCTGGACTTCGCCGGCTTTCGTGCCCACCCCAAGTGGGTGACGGGCTTCTCCGATATCACGGTGCTCAACTCCCACCTGCTGGCCCTGGGCTACGCCAGCATCCACGGCGTAATGCCGGTGCTGTTCCATCAGGCCGGCGGCGAGCTGGCACTGGAAACCCTGCGACGGGCGTTGTTCGGCGAAGCCTTTCAGCCCATCGAAGTGGCTCCGCATGCCCTCAACTGGCCCGGCACTGCTACCGGCGCGCTGGTGGGCGGCAACCTGAGCCTCCTGCAAACCATCACGGGCACGGCCTCGCAGGCCGGCTTTGCGGGCCGCATCCTGTTTCTGGAAGACCTCGACGAGTACCTCTACCACATCGACCGGATGCTGCTGCACCTGCACCGCAGCGGGCAGCTGGCCGGGTTGGCCGGGCTGGTAGTGGGCCACTTTTCGGCCATGCGCGACAATACCGTGCCCTTCGGCAGCACGGCCCTCGAAATCATCAATTCCTATGCCCGCCTCTACGACTTCCCGGTGGGCTACGGCTTCCCCGTGGGGCACGAGGCCAACAACCTGGCCCTGGTGGTGGGGCAGACGTTAACGCTGACCGTGAACGGCACGGGGGCCCGGCTCTCGGCTGATGCGTAGCGCAGGAGAACCTGCATTTCATTTCCACCCGGGCACAAAAAGGGGGCGGGCCGTCTGGCCCTCCCCCTTTTTTTACGCGCTACTTTTAGCTACCAGCAAAACGGCTTTAGTCCACGTACAAGGCCTGCAACATGGTCTGGCCCACGGCTTTCATCGTGTTGCGGTCGATGATGGCCATGTTGTCGGTGGTGGCGTGGTGGTAGGCGGGGAAGTAGTCGGTGGGCGAGTTGTAGTGGTAGATGTCGATGGTGGGAATGCCGGCCCGATTCGTGTAGACATGGTCGTCGGTGATGCCGCCGGTGTCCTCGTAGCGGAAGTAATCGGAATAGCCCAGCTGCGAGGCCACGCCCCAGATTTTGTCGAGGGCGGCGCGGGCGTTGGTGCGCGAGGTTTCCTCGCGGGTAAACTTGCCGTTCTTCGCCCCCACCATGTCCAGGAGCACGCCGTACTCGGCCTTGTAGCCGGCGGGCAGCAGATTTTTGGCCCAGTATTGCGAGCCCAGGCACCACGAATCGGTGCCGCTGCCAGCCAGTTGGTCCTTGAGGCCGGCCTGGGTGGTGTCGTCGTGACCCCAGTCCTCGGCATCAAAGAAAATGAAGTCGACGCCTACGTTGGGGGCCAGCGAGTCGGGCTGCTGGCTGAGCTGGCGGGCCATTTCGAGGGCCACGGCCACAGCGCTGGCCCCGTCAGAGGCGCCGTCCATGGAGGCGTTTTTCTTCACCTTATCGGCATCGGCAAAGGGCCGGGTGTCCCAGTGGCCGAAGATGGCCACGCGCCGAGCCGCCGTGGGCTGGTACTGCGCAATGATGTTGCGGGCGTGGATGTTGGTACCGTCAAAGGTCATGGCCTCGAAGGGTTGCTCCATCACCTTCAGGCCGTAGCTTTTCAGCTTGGCTACCAGCCAGTTGCCGGTGGCAATATGGGCCTTGGAGTTGGGCACGCGCGGCCCGAAGCTTACCTGCTTCGCCGTGAAGGCGTAGGCCGAGTCGGCGTTGAACACCGGAGCTTTGGGCAGCTTGACTTCGGCCGGGGCGCTACCCACGGTTTCGGCGGCCTTTTTATCGGGGCAGCCGGTGAGCAGGAAGAGGCCGGCCAGGGCGGCGAGGGGAAGGCGAAGGGAGCGAAAATTCATGTTTTAACTGTCATCCTGAGCGCAGCGAAGGACCTTATCGCGCCCGGGGTCGTGTAGGTTAGTAACTCAACCGGCGCAGGCGTGATAAGATGCTTCGCTGCACTCAGCCTGACAGATTTTATTCCTCGCTATACGCCCACTCCACACCGGCTTTGGTGTCTTTTATCACGATGCCCTGGTTTTTGAGGGCGGCCCGGATAACGTCCACTTTGTCGTAGGCTTTGTCGGCTTTGGCTTCGGAGTAGAAGCCGAGGGTGAGCTCCAGCAATTGCTCCACGTTGGCGCGGGGCTCGTCGCTCAGGCCCAGCACGTCCTGCACCATGGTGCGGTAGGTGGCGGCGGCCTGGGCGAAGGCCTCGGCGCCTACTTCGGCCAGCGCGGCGGGGTTGGCAGCCAGCGTATTGAAGCGCTTGAGCAGGTCGAACAGCGCAGCCATGGCGCGGGGCGTGTTCAGGTCGTCGTCGAGAAAATCGGCGGGCTTAGCGGCCAATGTAGTGAGCTGGTGAGCTGGTGAATTAGCGAGTTTATCATTCGCCTCATCACTCACTAATTCACTACTCACCATTTCACCACTAAGCTTATCCAGCAGGCGCAGGCCGTTCATCAGCTTGCGGTAGCCTTTACGGGCGGCTTGCAGGGCATCGTCGCTCACATCAACCGGCGAGCGGTAGTGGGCCTGCAGCAGGAAGAAGCGCACCACCATGGGCGAGTAGCCGAAGGCCAGCGGCCCAGTGGGCCCCTTGAACATATCGCCCAGCAACACGAAGTTGCCCACGCTCTTGCTCATCTTGGTGCCGTTCACGGTTATCATGTTGTTGTGCACCCAGAAGCGGGCCTCGTCGGAATGCGAGTGGCTGCCCTGGCTCTGCGCAATCTCGCATTCGTGGTGCGGGAACATGAGGTCGAGGCCGCCGCCGTGAATGTCACTCAGCTCGCCGAGGTACTTGCGGCTCATGGCCGAGCACTCCAGGTGCCAGCCGGGAAAGCCCTCGCCCCAGGGCGAGGGCCAGCGCATGATGTGCTCGGGCGAGGCCTTCTTCCAGAGGGCAAAATCGAGGGGGCTGCGCTTCTCACTCTGGCCTTCGAGGTTGGCGCGGGTGCCGGCTAGCTGGTCTTCAATGCTGCGGTTCGAGAGCTTGCCGTAGCGCTTGCCTTCCTCGTCGTACTTCGGCACGTCGAAATAAACGGAGCCATTGACTTCGTAGGCCAGGCCATTGGCGATGATTTCCTCAATCACCTGAATCTGCTCGATGATGTGGCCGCTGGCCTGGGGCTCGATATCGGGCGGCAGGCAGCCCAGGCCCAGCATGTGCTGGCGGTAGCGGTTGGTGAAGTGCTGGGCCACCTGCATGGGCTCGATGCGGGCGGCGCGGGCGGCCTTTTCCATCTTGTCCTCGCCGGTATCGGCGTCGCTTTCGAGGTGGCCTACGTCGGTGATATTGCGCACGTAGCGCACCTGGTACTGCAGGTGGCGCAGGTAGCGCGTGAGCACGTCGAACACCACCGGGCCACGGGCGTTGCCCAGGTGGGCTTCGCTGTATACGGTGGGGCCGCACAGGTACACGCCCACCTGGGGCGCGTGCACGGGCTGAAATTCTTCTTTCTTGCGGGTAAGCGTGTTATAAAGCTGAAGCGACATGGTGCAAAGGTAGCGGGAGGATAACTCCCCTCCTTACCAAGGAGGGGAGTTATCGTACTACTCCATTAACCGATAAAGCCCTTCGACCGGGAAATGGTCGCTCCACTTGATTTCCCGATGCACCTTACAGCCCAGCACCTGCCACTGCTTGCTGGCAAACTGCTGGTCGATGCGCAGGCCGGGCAGCTTGCCATTATACGTGGCCCCGATGCCGAAGCCCACGGTGGCCCAGGCGTTCTGCATATGGTCGGCCAGTTGGTCGTAGACGTAGGAATAGGGCAGGTCATTGGTGTCGCCGGCCAGCAGCACGGGGTAGGGCGAACGGGCCACGCGGGCTAGCACAGTATCGACCTGCGTGCCCCGGGCCACGGCCCCATTGCGGAAGCGGCGCAGCAGGTTGGGAGCTTTTTGGCGCAGGCCGGCGCGGCTGGTGGTGGCGGTGGTGATGTCGCTTTCGGCCATGCTCATGCTTTGCAGGTGCAGGTTGAACACGCGAATGGTATCGGGCCGGCCCGTGCCGGTGCGGCTGGCGGGGCGGGCCAGGTCGGCCCACATGGCGTGGTTTTGGGAGAGCTTGCCGAAGGCAATGGTGCCGCGCCGCACAATGGCAAAGCGCGAGAAAATAGCCAGCCCAAACTCTGCCCCAATGGCATTGGTGAGGCTGGGCGACACAAATGCGTGGCGGCCACTGCTGCGGCCCAGCCGCTCTTCGGTGTGGAACACCTTGGCCTCGGCGCTGTTGCCCAGCGGCTCGTTGTAGTATTCCTGCAGGCAGAGCACATCGGCGGGGCTGGTGGCCAGCCACCGCACAAAGCCCTTGGACGAGGCAAAATCCGGGTCGCGCAGCTGGGCATACACATTGAAAATGCGCACGTTGGCCGACAGTAGGCTTACTTCGTTTGAATGAGGAATGAAGAATGAGGAATGAGGAATTTTGTTCTTGCCCACCTCCGCCTTTTTCGTCCCCAATTCCTCATTCTTCATCCCTAATTCTTCATTAAGCGAAGCGCGATTAAGCGGCGCGTGCAGCGCCAGCCCGCGCTGCACATGCGGCCAGGTGAGGCCCAGCGCCACAATAGGCAGCACCGCCACGCGCCAGTTGCGCCGCAGCCAGTATAGCGCCAGCACAAACGTGCATACCAGCGCCACCGGCGTGGTGAGCGCCCCAAACACCACTGGCCAAAATACCCGCGCGGGCACCTGCTCGCAGGCAATGGCCAGCAGCAGCCAGGCCAGGGTCAGCAACGTGAATTTGAAAGCGAAAGAGCGGCGCACGGTACAAGCAACGGAGCCCGCAAAGATAACGGCCACCCCCCGCTTCGAGTAGGTGCGAAGCGGCGCTTCGCACTGCATGCCCACGACACACAAGACGCGCACGAATTTTGCGCGATTGCCATTCCGGCCATAGCCCGCGCCCAGCGCGGGCCGGGCGCTGCTTTTTTCCAATCTTTGCCTTTCCACTCCTTTCTGCCTCTGGCGTTTCTATGCCGATACCTCTCCGCTCGTTGGGCCGCTTTGTGCTGGCTTTAGTAGGTTGTGCTGCCCTATCGTGCCCGGCGCAGGCGGCACGGGGCGCGGCCACTGCCCCCACCGGCTCCAGCCTCGAATTTGTGCAGAACAAAGGCCAGTGGGATGGCCGCGTGCGCTACGAGGCTACCCTGCCGGCCGGCACGCTGTTCGTGCTGCCCACTGCCCTCACCTACGCCTTCCTGGACCCCGCCGCCCTGCACCACCACGATGGCGCGCCCCGCCCCAGCGGCGGCAAGGCCAAAGCCGACAGCATCGCGGCCCACTCCTACACCGTGCACTTCGAGCAGGCCAACGCCCGCGCCCGCCTCACGGCCGAAACACCCACGGCTGGTGAGCGCAACTACTTCATCGGCAACGACAGCCGGCGCTGGGCCAGCCACGTGGGCGCGTTTCGGCGGCTGCGCTACACCAACCTGTGGCCGGGAATCGACCTGACGCTGTATGAAAATATTGGTAAGCAGCTCGAATACGATGTGCTGCTGGCTCCCCGCGCCAACCCCACCCGCGTGGCCCTGCGCTACGACGGGGCCAGCGCCCTGCGCCTGGACGCGGCCGGCAACCTCGTTATTAAAACCACGGTGGGCACTACTACCGAGCTGGCCCCGCAGGCCTGGCAGCTCGATGCCGCCGGGCAGCGCCAGGCCGTGGCCTGCCGCTACGTGCTCACGGGCCGCACCCTCACCTTCGCCCTGGGCGCCTACGACCACGCCCGCGCCCTGACCATCGACCCCACGGTCCAGTTCTCCACCCTCACCGGCTCGACGGCCGATAACTGGGGCTTCACCGCGACTTATGACAACGCGGGCAATATGTATTCGGGCGGCATTGTGGCCAGCAATTTGGGCGGCACCTACCCGGCCACGCCCGGCGCGTTCTACACCGCCTTCAGCAGCGTGGAGGACATGGGCATTATCAAGTACAACACCAGCGTGAGCGGTGCGACGGCTCGGGTGTGGGCCACCTACCTGGGCGGCAACAGCAGCGAGTTTCCGCACAGCCTGGTGGTGAACGCGCAGAACGAGCTGGTGGTGCTGGGCAGCACCTCGTCAACCAACTATCCCACCACAACGGGGGCCTGGCAGCGCTTCTTTGGGGGCGGCTCATCCCTCGACCCTTTCACCGACGGCTTTCCGTACGACATGCCCAACGGCTCCGACCTCGTCGTGACCCGCTTCAGCGCCGATGGCAGCCGCCTGCTGGCCAGCACCTACCTCGGCGGCAGCGGCAACGACGGCGTATCGAGCGGCTTTGCGCTGGCCGCCAACTACGGCGACTGCTTCCGGGGCGATGTGCTGCTCGACGACGCCGGCAACGTGTACGTGGCCTCCTCCACCAGCTCGCGCAATTTCCCATTGGCGAACCAGAGTGGCGGGTTCAATGGTACCCTGGCTACGGGCACGGGCTCCGATGCGGTGGTCTGCAAATTATCGGCAAATCTGAACGTGATGCTCTGGGGCGGCTTTTTGGGCGGCACCGGTTCCGATGCTGCCTACTCGATGCAGCGCGATGCCCAGGGACGGGTGTACGTGTGCGGCGGCACCACCTCGCGCGATTTCCCGGTCACGGCCGGCACGTTCCGAGGCAGTTACCAGGGCGGCGCCACCGATGGCTTCGTGGCCCGCATCAGCGCCGATGGCCGCACCCTCGAACGCAGCAGCTACGTGGGCACCAGTGCCTACGACCAAGCCTTTTTATTACAGCTCGATGCCGATGGCGATGCCTACCTACTGGGCCAGACGCTGGGACAATACCCCACTACACTGGGCCTCTACGCCACGCCCAACGGCACGCAGTTTATTCAAAAGCTGAACAAAGACCTCACCAACAGCCTCTACAGCAAGGCGTTTGGCAGCGGGAGCAATACCAACGGCCCCAACCTGGTACCCACGGCTTTTCTGGTCGATGACTGCGAGCGGGTGTACGTCAGCGGCTGGGGCGGGCAGGTGAACGGCCGGAGCGGCGGCTACCTGGGCGGCAGCACCAACGGCCTGCCCACCACCGCCGGAGCCCTCCAGACCACCACCGACGGCTCCGATTTTTACCTGGCCGAATTCTCGGCCGGCATGGCGAAGCTGGAGTACGCCACCTTTTTCGGCCAGAACGGCGTGCCCGAGCACGTGGATGGTGGCACCTCGCGCTTCGATAAGCGCGGCGTGGTGTACCAGGCCGTATGCGCCAGCTGCGGCAGCACGCAGAGCTTCCCGCTGCCGCCGGGCGCGGGCACCTACACCGTGCGCAACGGCAGTTCGAACTGCAACAACGGCGCCTTCAAAATGAATTTTGAAGTACTGCAGGCCGACGCCGGCCCAAGCCGCTACCTATGCCTCGACAATGGCCCCGTGGCCCTGGCTGGCAGCCCGGCCGGGGGCGTGTGGGCCGGGCCGGGCGTGCAGGCGGCCGTGGGCGGCGGCTACCGCTTCGTGCCCACGGCCGTGGGGCCGGGGACTACGTCCTCAACTATACGGTGGCCACCGCCGGCATTTGCCTGAGCACCCGCCGCGTGCGCTACGTGGTGGCCCCGCCGGTGGTGCCCACCTTTGCGCCCGTGCCTACGCAGTGCATAGTGGGCGCGGCGGTGACCCTGGCGGCCACGCCGGCCGGCGGCACTTTCAGCGGACCCGGCGTGAGCAATAGCCGCTTCGACCCAGCCGCGGCCGGCACGGGCACCCACACGCTCACCTACAGCATTACCGATTCGCTGGGCTGCGGCACCCTTAGCCAGCAGGTGGTGGTGAACCGCCTGCCCGTCATCACGCCCGGCCGCGACACCACCCTGTGCGCCGACCTGCGGCAGCCCTTCCAGCTGCGCGGCTACGCGCCGGCCGGCGGCGTGTGGAGTGGCACGGGCGTCACGGCCGGCGGCTTTTTCACCCCGCCCAATACCGGCAACCGGGGCGGCGTATTTCCGCTCATCTACACCGTGACGCAGGGCCCCTGCCAGGCCACAGCCACCCGCACGGTGGTGCTGGCCCCCGTATCATCGCAGGATGTGGGCCTGAACCTGCCGGAGTGCGCCGCCGCGCCGCGCTACGCCGGCCTCGCGCCGTTCGACTGCCCGCTCTCGCCGGTGCTGCTGGCCCCGCATGCCACCTACCGCTGGGATTTTGGCGATGGCAGCGAGCCCAGCACCGCTGCTGAGCCCACCCACCGCTACACCCAGCCCGGCACGTATCGCGTTACCCTCACGGCCCGCTACGGTAACTGCGAGGTACTCACCGGCTTCTCGCCCGTAGAAGTGGGCGACGTGTTCATGCCCAACATCATCACCCCCAACGGCGACGCCACCAACCAGGCCTTCCAGCCCCGCTTCAGCTGCCGGCCGGCATCGCTGGAAGTGTACACCCGCTGGGGCCAGCGCGTGTACCAAACCAACAATTACCACAACAACTGGGACGCCGCTGGCCTGCCCGACGGCATCTACTACTACCAGCTGCGCGACGCCGACGACCGCCGCGCCAAAGGCTGGGTAGAAGTGCGCCGCTAGGACGTAGTGCGAAGCGGTGCTTCGCGTTCCCGCGCGCAGCCCCCCGATTTCGGCGGCACGGAGCTGCGAAGCACCGCTTCGCACTACGCCCCACCGGGCCGCACTTTGCGGCCGGCAATGTCAATTGCCTGGCCGGCTACCAGCACGTGCAGCTGCAAGCCATGCCCGCTGATAACCGCGCCATCGGGCAGGCCGGGCAGGTTGTTGTGAGTGGCCTGGGCCGCGTCGATAACCACCACAGCTTCCTCGCCGAATACCTGGGCGGGCTGGCCGGACCGGATGAGCAGACCGGTTTCCTCGCTCAGGCCGATGCCCAGCAGGGCCGGTTGGGCCAGCACGGCGTGCATGAGGCGTGCGTAGCGCCCGCGCTCGGCAAAGTGCTGGTCGAGCAGCACGCCGGGCAGCAGGTT
This region includes:
- a CDS encoding T9SS type B sorting domain-containing protein translates to MATAGICLSTRRVRYVVAPPVVPTFAPVPTQCIVGAAVTLAATPAGGTFSGPGVSNSRFDPAAAGTGTHTLTYSITDSLGCGTLSQQVVVNRLPVITPGRDTTLCADLRQPFQLRGYAPAGGVWSGTGVTAGGFFTPPNTGNRGGVFPLIYTVTQGPCQATATRTVVLAPVSSQDVGLNLPECAAAPRYAGLAPFDCPLSPVLLAPHATYRWDFGDGSEPSTAAEPTHRYTQPGTYRVTLTARYGNCEVLTGFSPVEVGDVFMPNIITPNGDATNQAFQPRFSCRPASLEVYTRWGQRVYQTNNYHNNWDAAGLPDGIYYYQLRDADDRRAKGWVEVRR
- the cysS gene encoding cysteine--tRNA ligase, producing MSLQLYNTLTRKKEEFQPVHAPQVGVYLCGPTVYSEAHLGNARGPVVFDVLTRYLRHLQYQVRYVRNITDVGHLESDADTGEDKMEKAARAARIEPMQVAQHFTNRYRQHMLGLGCLPPDIEPQASGHIIEQIQVIEEIIANGLAYEVNGSVYFDVPKYDEEGKRYGKLSNRSIEDQLAGTRANLEGQSEKRSPLDFALWKKASPEHIMRWPSPWGEGFPGWHLECSAMSRKYLGELSDIHGGGLDLMFPHHECEIAQSQGSHSHSDEARFWVHNNMITVNGTKMSKSVGNFVLLGDMFKGPTGPLAFGYSPMVVRFFLLQAHYRSPVDVSDDALQAARKGYRKLMNGLRLLDKLSGEMVSSELVSDEANDKLANSPAHQLTTLAAKPADFLDDDLNTPRAMAALFDLLKRFNTLAANPAALAEVGAEAFAQAAATYRTMVQDVLGLSDEPRANVEQLLELTLGFYSEAKADKAYDKVDVIRAALKNQGIVIKDTKAGVEWAYSEE
- a CDS encoding endonuclease/exonuclease/phosphatase family protein, whose translation is MRRSFAFKFTLLTLAWLLLAIACEQVPARVFWPVVFGALTTPVALVCTFVLALYWLRRNWRVAVLPIVALGLTWPHVQRGLALHAPLNRASLNEELGMKNEELGTKKAEVGKNKIPHSSFFIPHSNEVSLLSANVRIFNVYAQLRDPDFASSKGFVRWLATSPADVLCLQEYYNEPLGNSAEAKVFHTEERLGRSSGRHAFVSPSLTNAIGAEFGLAIFSRFAIVRRGTIAFGKLSQNHAMWADLARPASRTGTGRPDTIRVFNLHLQSMSMAESDITTATTSRAGLRQKAPNLLRRFRNGAVARGTQVDTVLARVARSPYPVLLAGDTNDLPYSYVYDQLADHMQNAWATVGFGIGATYNGKLPGLRIDQQFASKQWQVLGCKVHREIKWSDHFPVEGLYRLME
- a CDS encoding DUF7948 domain-containing protein; protein product: MPIPLRSLGRFVLALVGCAALSCPAQAARGAATAPTGSSLEFVQNKGQWDGRVRYEATLPAGTLFVLPTALTYAFLDPAALHHHDGAPRPSGGKAKADSIAAHSYTVHFEQANARARLTAETPTAGERNYFIGNDSRRWASHVGAFRRLRYTNLWPGIDLTLYENIGKQLEYDVLLAPRANPTRVALRYDGASALRLDAAGNLVIKTTVGTTTELAPQAWQLDAAGQRQAVACRYVLTGRTLTFALGAYDHARALTIDPTVQFSTLTGSTADNWGFTATYDNAGNMYSGGIVASNLGGTYPATPGAFYTAFSSVEDMGIIKYNTSVSGATARVWATYLGGNSSEFPHSLVVNAQNELVVLGSTSSTNYPTTTGAWQRFFGGGSSLDPFTDGFPYDMPNGSDLVVTRFSADGSRLLASTYLGGSGNDGVSSGFALAANYGDCFRGDVLLDDAGNVYVASSTSSRNFPLANQSGGFNGTLATGTGSDAVVCKLSANLNVMLWGGFLGGTGSDAAYSMQRDAQGRVYVCGGTTSRDFPVTAGTFRGSYQGGATDGFVARISADGRTLERSSYVGTSAYDQAFLLQLDADGDAYLLGQTLGQYPTTLGLYATPNGTQFIQKLNKDLTNSLYSKAFGSGSNTNGPNLVPTAFLVDDCERVYVSGWGGQVNGRSGGYLGGSTNGLPTTAGALQTTTDGSDFYLAEFSAGMAKLEYATFFGQNGVPEHVDGGTSRFDKRGVVYQAVCASCGSTQSFPLPPGAGTYTVRNGSSNCNNGAFKMNFEVLQADAGPSRYLCLDNGPVALAGSPAGGVWAGPGVQAAVGGGYRFVPTAVGPGTTSSTIRWPPPAFA
- a CDS encoding M28 family peptidase translates to MNFRSLRLPLAALAGLFLLTGCPDKKAAETVGSAPAEVKLPKAPVFNADSAYAFTAKQVSFGPRVPNSKAHIATGNWLVAKLKSYGLKVMEQPFEAMTFDGTNIHARNIIAQYQPTAARRVAIFGHWDTRPFADADKVKKNASMDGASDGASAVAVALEMARQLSQQPDSLAPNVGVDFIFFDAEDWGHDDTTQAGLKDQLAGSGTDSWCLGSQYWAKNLLPAGYKAEYGVLLDMVGAKNGKFTREETSRTNARAALDKIWGVASQLGYSDYFRYEDTGGITDDHVYTNRAGIPTIDIYHYNSPTDYFPAYHHATTDNMAIIDRNTMKAVGQTMLQALYVD
- a CDS encoding alpha/beta hydrolase, which encodes MKILFLFLATLLFTAAQAASAQGVIDTTGGRYYRPLFPNVTVASGVAFGAAVNSVGTNQALLMDIYQPTGDALARRPVIIFAHQGGFVTGLRTDAYMVDVCTKFARLGYVTASIDYRLLDFSIVLGGGFDTVNIAKSAIRGMQDLRAAVRFFRKDAATANAYRVNPGYIIVGGSSAGAFAALEVGYLDKAPEVPAYVGIVALGGVEGVSGNPGYSSLPQAVLNLSGATESPNYIEAGNAPLCSVHGTADGTVPYLQGRVGSFLPPKYVYGSGRLNPRATALGIRNTLRTLRGAGHIPFETNAAYADTTFRTIRDFLRPVLALPGLVVTAAQAPAAPAPAPAAQAYPNPAADAIRILLPAAWANIAEAQLLDAAGRVVRTISPTTPTLDVLRGTLKAGIYLLKFPGQAPVRIEFR
- a CDS encoding S66 peptidase family protein, whose translation is MSISIPPALRAGQRVAIVSPARKISAAELAPAIATLRSWGLKVVLGESIGGNHHQFAGDDDLRRRDFQQQLDDPAIRAILCARGGYGTARIVDGLDFAGFRAHPKWVTGFSDITVLNSHLLALGYASIHGVMPVLFHQAGGELALETLRRALFGEAFQPIEVAPHALNWPGTATGALVGGNLSLLQTITGTASQAGFAGRILFLEDLDEYLYHIDRMLLHLHRSGQLAGLAGLVVGHFSAMRDNTVPFGSTALEIINSYARLYDFPVGYGFPVGHEANNLALVVGQTLTLTVNGTGARLSADA